Sequence from the Rhizobium sp. TH2 genome:
GCCACGCCCGTTCCCATGGCGATGAGTGTGAACATGTTGAGTTTCACCGTCTTCAGCGACTGCCAGGCTCGCTCGAAGAACGGCCAGCCAGCCCAGAGCACCACGGGCGTGGCGAGCAGAAGCTGAATCCAGTTCGAGACCTTTGGATCGACGAACATGTGTAGATCGACGAGATGCCCGCCCATTTCGAGGACGAGGACGGGAACGGCCAGAACCAGCCCGACCCAGAAGCGGCGGCGCATGTCCAGGTATTCGGCACTCGGTCCCTGGTCAGCCGTCGCGATCTCAGGTTCTAGCGCCATGCCGCAGATCGGGCAGTTCCCCGGCCCGGGCTGCCTTATTTGGGGATGCATCGGGCAAGTATATATCGTTCCTTCAAGCACATGGGACGGAGGGGGCGGCCGACGATCGGCATGACCATGCCCATGATGCGGCTGCTCATGACGATGCTGATGATCGGCATGACTGGAAGAGGGTTTCACATCGCGGCCGTGCCCGGCATGCTCGCCGGAGCGGTCTTCGTTGTCCATCGGCTGTCTCCTCATCTGTTCTCGGGACGGCGTCATAACGCCGTCCCTGCCTGCCTTGCGTCGATCCAAATTTCACTGCTTATCCTGGCGAAACGTGCTATTATCCTGGTTCCCTACGGGAGGCTGATATGTCTATCATGGTCAAGCTCCTGACAGCCGCCGCCGCATTGGTGGGAAGCACTTCCGCAGCCTACTGCCAGCCACTTTCCTTCTACACTTCCGCGTTCGGTGAGCACGAACAGGTGAGCCTGTTCTTGCGAGATGCCACCGCCGCTGCAGAACCCGGTTTCGACTACGACGTATTGATCGAAATCGCCCGCGGTCAAACCGACGGCACTGGTTTCTACATCGATCCCTCCACCCACAAGGCGGTTGTGCGATGTTACGTTCCGGGCGCGGTGATGGTGAGCGGAAGGCTCTATGAGGTGTCGGGACTTGGAGGGGGCGACTGGAAGCTGGCGCTCTGGAACTCCATCTGTACGGCCCCGACGTCCTGAGAGCCGCGTTGGCCTTTGACTTGAGGTCGAAATCATAGCGCCGCCGCCGTGCGGTCGCACGCATGAACTTCCATCAGGTACGCGATGTCCAGCGTAACCGTCCTTGCTGGTATTTCCACCGACGCGGGATATGTCCAGTTGGCATGCCGTAAGGCGTTCGGTACCCGCTACAGCGGCCTTGTTCATGGCGATATTCCTTTTTCGGCGCTAGCTAAGGATGCCCGGAAGGCGTGATGTCTTCCGGGCATTGAGCTCGCAGGGGCTGGCGGATTTCGCCGCCAGTTGGTCAGCTTCTCCCAAAGCCGCCGCTTACACGGCCCCGCGCTCTCCTCCTCCCGGTTCGACTGGAACCCGGGAAGCTTTTGACACTCTGACGTAGAGTTACTTGACTTCGGTGACGGTGATTTTGCCATTCACGCGGTCGGCGACAAACTCCACGTTCGCGCCTTCCTTGAGCTTGGCGGCGTCGACCCCTTCACCAATTCGGAACACCATGGTCATCGCGGGCATGTCGAGGCTCTTGAGTTCCTCGTGAATGATCGTGACCTTTCCGGCCTTTTCGTCGATCTTCTTGACCTTGCCCTTGGTGAACTCGGCCCCGAACGCGGTGCCAGTGGTTCCCAGAGCGAGGGTCAGGGCCACGGCCAGGTTGATGATCTTTCGCATGTCGATTCTCCTTCGGTTTCGTGGTTACTTCTTGGCGGTGACGCTGACGTCGCCACGCATCCCGGCCTCGTAATGGCCGGGGATCAGGCAGGCGAAGGTCAGCGTTCCGGATTTCGTGAACTTCCAGATGATCTCGCCCGTCTTGCCGGGCGCGAGGCGCACGGAGTTCGGGTCGTCGTGCTCCATCTCGGGGAACTTCTCCATGACCTTCTTGTGCTCCATGATCTCGTCCTGGGTATCGAGCACGAATTCATGGTCGGTCTCTCCGCCGTTGCGGATCGCGAAGCGGACGGTCTGGCCCTCCTTCACCTGGACGGAAGCGGGCATGTAGAGCATCTTGCCGTCGTCCGTTTCCTTCATCGTGACCTGGATGGTCTGGGTCACTTTCGACTTCTTGCCCGGCTCCCCGGCCAGCGACACCTTGTCGTGCCCGCCTTCGTGGGTGCCGGATGCCAGCGCCGTCGTGCCGAGAGCGGCGAGAGCGGCGAGCGCCATTGCCATGAGATATTTCTTCATCGTGTTTCCTTTCACCGATGGTTTTCGTGGGATTGTTTGGTGGTGTCCTTGGGGGTCACCTTGGTCTTCGCATCGTCGGCCTTGGTCGGTTCGGGCAGAGCGCCCGTCCATTCCCATGCCTGCGTACCGGGCGGGTTCTCGTACCAGCCGGGGTCCTTGTAATCGTCCGCAGAGATGCCTTCGCGGACCTTCACCACGGAGAACATGCCGCCCATCTCGATGGGACCGTGCGGACCCCACCCGGTCATCATGGGGACGGTGTTCTCCGGGATTTCCATTTCCATCTCGCCCATGTCGGCCATGCCCTTGGTGCCCATGGGCATGTATTCCGGCTGGAGCTTGCGGATTTTCTTGGCCACCTCGCGCTTGTCGACGCCGATGAAGGTGGGGACGTCGTGTCCCATCGCGTTCATCGTGTGATGCGACTTGTGGCAATGGATCGCCCAATCACCGAGATAATTGGCGTCGAA
This genomic interval carries:
- a CDS encoding copper-binding protein, whose translation is MRKIINLAVALTLALGTTGTAFGAEFTKGKVKKIDEKAGKVTIIHEELKSLDMPAMTMVFRIGEGVDAAKLKEGANVEFVADRVNGKITVTEVK
- a CDS encoding plastocyanin/azurin family copper-binding protein; the protein is MKKYLMAMALAALAALGTTALASGTHEGGHDKVSLAGEPGKKSKVTQTIQVTMKETDDGKMLYMPASVQVKEGQTVRFAIRNGGETDHEFVLDTQDEIMEHKKVMEKFPEMEHDDPNSVRLAPGKTGEIIWKFTKSGTLTFACLIPGHYEAGMRGDVSVTAKK